DNA sequence from the Maribacter dokdonensis DSW-8 genome:
CCACGCAAACACCTATAAACGAGGTAATGAATTTACCACTCGTACCCGTAATTTAGGAACCTATACTTTAGCAAAAGACACTATTGCACCAACCATTAGAACCAAAAATTTCAAAGAAAAGCAGTGGTTGAACAATTATAAATATCTAAGTGTTCAAATTGCAGATGACCTTAGTGGTGTAGATACTTACAAGGCAACTTTGAACGGTGAATGGATTTTAATGGAATACGAACCAAAACGTAATACGCTAACGTATAATTTTGACGATAAGATTGCTGACCAAACGCAATGCGTACTTAAAGTTACCGTTACTGATAATGTAGGTAATGAAAATACCTTGACCACTTCGTTTTATAGAAAATAGAATAATTGAAACTTAGCAATGTACAAAACCTTATAATTCTGCTGTGCAGCACCATTGGTTTTGCTCAGAACGCTACTATTTCGGGTGTTGTATTAGATGAGAACAATAAACCGCTGCCCAATGTGAACATTACGGCCAAGGATTTGGGTACAATTTCCGACTCGGACGGATTTTACCTTCTGGAAATTATAGCGGATAAGGAAAATACGATTTCCTTTTCTCACGTAGCCTTTAAAGATGTAGTTCTTGAAAATTTAATCCTAACTACGAACGAAACATTTGAATTCAATCCGGTTTTAAAAAGTGATGTCACCCAAATAGATGGTGTTACCGTTACCGCTACAGGAGAAAGAACAACCAATAATATTCTGAACATTACCCCAGAAAAAATCAGAAAAATTCCTGGCGCAAATTCTGGTGTTGAAACCATACTGAAACTATTACCGGGCGTATCTTCTAACAATGAGTTGAGTACCCAATACGCTGTGCGAGGCGGTAACTATGATGAAAATTTGGTCTACGTTAATGAAATTGAAGTGTACAGACCATTTTTAATTCGTTCTGCGCAGCAAGAAGGGTTAAGTTTTGTAAATAGCGACCTTGTTCAAAATGTAAAATTTTCTGCAGGAGGTTTTCAAGCCAAGTATGGAGATAAAATGTCCTCTGTACTTGACATTAAGTATAAAACGCCTACCCTATTTTCCCTGCGTGCAGATTTAAGTTTTTTGGGTGCTAGTGCCAGTTTAGAAACGATCTCTAAAAACAAAAAGTTAAGTTCGGTTTCAGGAATTCGCTATAGAAACAATGCATTATTAGTAAATAGTCAACAAACACAAAGCAATTTTAACCCTTCATTCACTGATGTCCAAAGCTATTTAACCTACCATGTCTCACCCAAATTTCAATTCAATTTTCTAGGAAATATTTCGGTCAACGATTACAAGAATGAACCCATTAATAGACAAACCAATTTTGGCACTATAGACAACCCACAAGCCTTAATCGTTTATTATGAGGGACAGGAAACAAACAAGTACAATACTGCTTTAGCAGCTTTAAAAGGCAGTTATTTTTTAGATGAAAACACGACAATAAAACTTATTTCATCAATCTATCATACTACAGAAGAGGAATACTCAGATGTAATTGCCGCTTATGAACTGGGCGATATAGATAGTAATTTAAATAGCGATACCGCAGGCCAAGTTTTAACGTCTCGTGGTATTGGGTCACAATTCAATAGAACAAGAAACGATCTCGATGCTCTAATTTTCAACTTAGAACATAAAGGGAACCACACCAAAAACAACTCGCTTTTGGAATGGGGCGTAAAATATACGCACGAGGATATAAGAGATCAACTAAGAGAATCTGAGTTTATAGATTCCGCCGGATATTCCATTAGACCTCCACGAGCAGAATTCACGAACAACCAGCCTGCAGAACCGTTTGACGCCCCTTTAGTCGCTTATAATGGTCTTAGTGCTTTAAACTTTGTGAAAACAAATCGTTTTTCTGGTTATATTCAAATTGGCACCCACAAAACTTGGAACAATACAGATATCTACTATAATGCAGGATTACGCTCTCATCATTGGACAGTTAGTGGTACCGGTGTTGATAAGGTATCACAAACAGTAGTTAGCCCAAGGGCACAATTTGCCATCAAACCAAATTGGGAAAAAGACATGTTGTTCAAACTTTCTACGGGCATTTACCACCAACCCCCGTTTTACAGGGAACTAAGAGATAGCACTGGCACTATACAACCTAATGTAAAGGCACAAAAGGCATTTCATTTGGTAGCAAGCAATGAATATAGTTTTCAATTATGGGACCGTCCTTTTACACTCATAAGCGAAGCGTACTACAAAAAATTGAACAATGTAAATCCATATTCACTAGAAGATGTACGCATTAGGTATACGGCAACAAATGATACCGAAGCTTATGTCTACGGTGCAGAAGTACGACTAAATGGTGCTTTTGTTCCGGGCACCGAATCTTGGGTTAGCCTAGGCTATTTGAAAACAGAGGAAAATAGAGATAATAGAGGTTATATAGCTAGACCAACCGACCAACGCTTTAAATTTGGCATTCTTTTTCAAGATTACATACCCACCATTCCTGATTTTAAGATGTATTTAAATTTGGTATACCAGACCGGTGTTCCAGGTGGTTCTCCTAGTTATGCGGACCCATATATATTTCAGAATAGATTAAGAGATTATAAACGTGCAGATTTGGGAATTTCCTATATTTTTGCAAACAAGGACAAACAATATTCAAGTACACATTGGCTTCATAGTTTTAAAGAATTGAGTTTAGGTTTTGAAATTTTTAATCTCTTCAACAATCAGAATTCAATTACCAATACTTGGGTAAGGGATGCGGATAGCAAAAATGAATTTGCCGTTCCAAACTACCTTACATCTAGAGTATTAAATTTAAGACTGGGAATTCGCCTATAAAAAATAAAAATGAAAAGATTACTTTTCTTAATAGCACTTACTTCTACCCTAACAGTCGTAGCTCAAAAGAACATTTACGAGAGTCCAAATTTTGACCACTTAAGTGAAGACCATCAGGTTTTGGCGATCATACCTTTTCTCACCAATTTAGATCTTAATGAGAAAGTATCTAAATCTGAACAAAAGAGATTAGAAGAAAATGAAGGGTATGCTGTACAAAATGCCCTTGAAACCTATTTTTCTAAACGAAGTAAAAAGAAAAAATTACCGGTAACCTTTCAAAACATAGAAAATACCGCTGCGATATTAGCTAAGAAAAATATAAGCTATGAGAATATTGATGTATACACCACCAAAGAGTTAAGTGAAATATTGGGTGTAGATGGCATCATAAGCGGTACGTTAGATCTAAATATACTATTGTCCAACGGAGTACCTACAGAATTCAGTTTTACAGATTACTTCTCTGGTGGTGCCAATTATGGAAGAATAGGTATAAAGATCAGTGATGGCAATACCGGCAAACTTCTATGGAAGTATGAAAAAGAAATAAATAAAAAGACAGGTAAAAACACTACCGATCTTATTGATCGTATGATGAAATTAGCTATTAGAAAATTTCCGTACGAAAGAGAGCGCAAACGCGATAGAAACAAGAGCTAATTACGCTTCAATTATTTCTTTAAGAACATTGACGGTATAATCAATATCTTCTTTTGTATTGTACGTTGAAAATGAAAAACGAACAGAAGGCTTTTTCATATCTTCATCATTTAGAATTTGTGTTAGTACATGAGAGCCCATATCACTACCAGATTGGCAAGCACTACCTTTAGAACAAGCAATACCTTTCATATCTAAATTAAATAGCAGTAGCATAGCCTTTTCTTCTTCAATTGGCAAGCAAACATTAACTAAGGTATAAGTACTTTTTTCCAAATCTCCAGAGTGTCCGTTAAATTTGGCACCTGGTATAGCAGACTTCACCTGATCTATAAAATAAGACTTTAAATCTTCTACATATTTCTTTTCTGTGTCCAAATTGTCATAGGCATGTTTAAAAGCCTCTTCCAAACCTACAATGTTATGGAATGATTCTGTTCCTGCCCGTAAGCCTCTTTCTTGAGAACCGCCCGAAATCATACACCCAAGACCAGAATTTTTTCGAATAAAAGCAAAACCAACACCTTTTGGACCATGAAATTTATGAGCTGCAGCAGCCAAAAAATCAATAGGAAAAGCTTTTACATCCCAATTATAATGTCCTAAAGATTGTACAGTATCAGAATGCACCAAAGCCCCATACTTTTTGCTTAATAGGGTAATTGCCTCTAAGTCTATCTTATTCCCAATTTCATTATTAACATGCATTAGGCTCACCAATTTTTTAGAATCATCTTTTTGCAATAAAGATTCTAAATGTGCTAAATCTGGATTTCCATAGGCATCAAGATCAACATATAATAATTTTATTAGCCCTTTCTCCTCCAATTCTTCTACGGTATGTAAAACAGCATGGTGCTCTATTCTTGTCGTAATAATAGTCGTAACCCCTAAATCACGTACGGCACATCTTAGAATCATATTATCCGCCTCGGTACCACCAGAAGTAAATATTATTTCAGAAGGTTGGGCATTCATATATTTAGCAATGGTTTTACGCGCACTTTCAATAGCTGTTTTAGCCGTTCTACCAAAACTATGCGTTGAAGAAGGGTTGCCATAAACCGCCAAAGCCTCTTGCATTTTAGCTATAACATTTGGGTGTACTTGAGTAGTTGCTGCGTTATCTAAATATACATGTTTCATATATGCGTACTCTTAAATAAATAAAGGGCAAAAATAGTTAATTAACCTATAAATGACCGTAATGCAACAGACAGATTTCCAAATTTTAAATTAAATTTGATCTATGAAAAAATATCTTTTACTTGGCAGCTTGTTTTTGTTGTTGGCTTGCGATGATGGCGATTTACAAATAGAAACCGTAGATTTTGATAGTATTGACGAAATAGAGTTTTGTGATGAAATTACGGTCAATGTAGAAAATGTTGTTTTCAAGATAAATGATGATGAAGCTTTAATTTTAACTTTGGCCAGTTCTCTAATTCAAAACTCAGCAACTACTACGGATAGGGAAAGCGCCGTGCCCGGTAGCTCACAAGTTACTTACAGAATTTTTTCAGAGACCGTTACCAGTAGTTATTTTTGTGACTCACCACCACCAATAACCCCCACTGTTTCAGAAGAGATCGAAGCCGAAGGCGGCACTATATTTGTTACGACCACAACAGAGAACGACACCTTGTTTACCCATACCATTCAACTAAGTGGTGTTACCTTCTTAAATGAGAACGGTAGTAGAATTACAGATTTACAGATCAATGAATTTGGTACGGTAACCACATCTATAGAGTAACTACTTAATAATTCTGGAAAATATATACCTCTGTAGCGCCCAAGCCATATTTTTGGTAGTCCGCATCATAGAATTTAACATTGTCATATTTTCTGAACAAATAACCTAGTTCTTCTTTTAACACCCCCTCACCCACACCATGAATAAAAACTACTTTTTGTATGCGTTTATTAATGGCAAAGTCCAACTGCCTTTTAGCGGTATCTAATTGTAGATTCAGCATATCAAACTTGCTCATAGATTTAGGGTTTTTAACAAGCTGATTTATATGGAGGTCAACTTCCATTTTTGGTGCAGTACGCTCTTTTGGCTTTAGAACAGTTGTTTTTTTTCGCTTAGGTAATTCTTTTTCTTTTTTAATCTTGGCAACTTCATAATTACTGACCCTTATCTCATTAGAAACCAATACAAGTTCACTAGCTGTAAATGTTAAAGGAAAACCGTCTTCACTTATGAGTGTAACAGTATCATCAATAACAGATTCGACAACGCCCTTTATAACATCATCTATAGTTTCTACGGTATCGCCAATCTTAAATTGAGACATGTTTTTGTTTTGTAAACACAAAAATAATGGTAATTTTCCGACTATTAATTAATTTACAGATGCGCGTAAAGGCATTAATTCTTTTTTTAGCATTGGAAAATTTTATGCTGCCCTGTTTTACTAAACAGTTGCTTGGCGTAGATTGCCCTGGATGTGGATTGCAACGTTCTTTATTATTTTTGAGCAAGGGCGAATTTGTTTCCGCTTTTTTAATGTATCCTGCAATTTACCCTATGCTAGCATT
Encoded proteins:
- a CDS encoding DUF2752 domain-containing protein translates to MRVKALILFLALENFMLPCFTKQLLGVDCPGCGLQRSLLFLSKGEFVSAFLMYPAIYPMLALFTFLGVNKFFPIKYSNHITITLAVCTVGFILTNYILKFI
- a CDS encoding TonB-dependent receptor, producing the protein MKLSNVQNLIILLCSTIGFAQNATISGVVLDENNKPLPNVNITAKDLGTISDSDGFYLLEIIADKENTISFSHVAFKDVVLENLILTTNETFEFNPVLKSDVTQIDGVTVTATGERTTNNILNITPEKIRKIPGANSGVETILKLLPGVSSNNELSTQYAVRGGNYDENLVYVNEIEVYRPFLIRSAQQEGLSFVNSDLVQNVKFSAGGFQAKYGDKMSSVLDIKYKTPTLFSLRADLSFLGASASLETISKNKKLSSVSGIRYRNNALLVNSQQTQSNFNPSFTDVQSYLTYHVSPKFQFNFLGNISVNDYKNEPINRQTNFGTIDNPQALIVYYEGQETNKYNTALAALKGSYFLDENTTIKLISSIYHTTEEEYSDVIAAYELGDIDSNLNSDTAGQVLTSRGIGSQFNRTRNDLDALIFNLEHKGNHTKNNSLLEWGVKYTHEDIRDQLRESEFIDSAGYSIRPPRAEFTNNQPAEPFDAPLVAYNGLSALNFVKTNRFSGYIQIGTHKTWNNTDIYYNAGLRSHHWTVSGTGVDKVSQTVVSPRAQFAIKPNWEKDMLFKLSTGIYHQPPFYRELRDSTGTIQPNVKAQKAFHLVASNEYSFQLWDRPFTLISEAYYKKLNNVNPYSLEDVRIRYTATNDTEAYVYGAEVRLNGAFVPGTESWVSLGYLKTEENRDNRGYIARPTDQRFKFGILFQDYIPTIPDFKMYLNLVYQTGVPGGSPSYADPYIFQNRLRDYKRADLGISYIFANKDKQYSSTHWLHSFKELSLGFEIFNLFNNQNSITNTWVRDADSKNEFAVPNYLTSRVLNLRLGIRL
- a CDS encoding Smr/MutS family protein; amino-acid sequence: MSQFKIGDTVETIDDVIKGVVESVIDDTVTLISEDGFPLTFTASELVLVSNEIRVSNYEVAKIKKEKELPKRKKTTVLKPKERTAPKMEVDLHINQLVKNPKSMSKFDMLNLQLDTAKRQLDFAINKRIQKVVFIHGVGEGVLKEELGYLFRKYDNVKFYDADYQKYGLGATEVYIFQNY
- a CDS encoding cysteine desulfurase family protein, which produces MKHVYLDNAATTQVHPNVIAKMQEALAVYGNPSSTHSFGRTAKTAIESARKTIAKYMNAQPSEIIFTSGGTEADNMILRCAVRDLGVTTIITTRIEHHAVLHTVEELEEKGLIKLLYVDLDAYGNPDLAHLESLLQKDDSKKLVSLMHVNNEIGNKIDLEAITLLSKKYGALVHSDTVQSLGHYNWDVKAFPIDFLAAAAHKFHGPKGVGFAFIRKNSGLGCMISGGSQERGLRAGTESFHNIVGLEEAFKHAYDNLDTEKKYVEDLKSYFIDQVKSAIPGAKFNGHSGDLEKSTYTLVNVCLPIEEEKAMLLLFNLDMKGIACSKGSACQSGSDMGSHVLTQILNDEDMKKPSVRFSFSTYNTKEDIDYTVNVLKEIIEA